One Leptolyngbya sp. SIO1E4 genomic window, CTTGCACAATGGCGGGATCAATACCATAGGAGAGCTGGCCCATCAGGGCTTCACCGCTTAGTTTGAGTAGTACTCGTTTGTAGGTATTCCCCATTTTTTTATCCCTGGCCGACTACCCCAGGATTCCCATTACATCTAACCATATCTAGTCAATTTCTGGTCTGGTCTAATGCTTGAACATAGAGAAGCTGCGTCATTTACACTACACGCCTGCCTGCATCTTAAACAATACCGCTTGGCAATACCATTGCCACCTGAATGTGTAGAAGGCAAAAGGTAGAAACCACAAGGCGGAAGCAAGGCTTGATTAGAGGGTGGTTTTGTTATCTGGACTGTCCTGTCTTACCACAAATGCAGGGTGTGCTCTATCTGAATGGGAACTGCTTTACCGTCTAGTAATAGCAGTGTGCAGGCTAATCAAGCACACCCTAGACCCCAAACCCCAGACCCTGTCTTGACCCAGATGTACTGGACTCAACTGAACAAGGCCATAAGGCGAGTAAGGTGTTGAAATTCAAGCCGTCTGACGGGGTTAATGAACTGCCGGTTGGGCAAAGTGATCAATCTCATCAAACACCCGCTGAATCTCCGCTGCGGTTGTAAACGGGTTCAGCAAAACAACTTTTAGCCAGTTTTGCCCGCGATACTTCGGCACTGACACAAAGGCCTCACCCTTTTGCCACAAATGGGCCTGTAATGCGGCATTCCAGCTATCCCACTCTGCAGGAGATACCCAATCTGGACAGCCCCGAAAACAGACTAGATTCATCTCTGGTTGACTGGCTAACTCTAAATACGATCGCTGCTGCACAGCGGCGACAAACTGCTCTGTTAGGGCATAACTTGCCTCAATCAGGGTCCCATAGCCCTGTCGCCCTAAATGTTGTAACGACAGCCACAGCTTCAATACATCGGCGTGGCGGGTGCCCTGCACCGTGATCTCCCCAAGATTCACCCAGTCCTTTTCTGTGTTCATATAGGGCGCAACCAGTTGGAAATGGTGATACAGGGCGTTTACGTTGCGGAACAGGACTGAGGCGCAGGTCTTGGTCACATAAAGCCATTTTTGAGGATTAAAGGTAACCGAATCTGCCTGTTCGATGCCTTGCAAGCGATCACGATATTGCTCTGAGAATACCAGCGCCCCACCATAGGCCGCATCCACATGGAACCATAGATCATGGGCTTGGGCGGTCGCGGCTATCTCTGCCAAAGGGTCAATATTGCCCGTGACCGTTGTGCCCGCAGTGGCCACCACAGCAAAGGGCTGTTGCCCTTTCTGGTGTGCCTGGGCAATGGCTGCCTGCAAGCTGTCCACGTCCATCTGAGAATTACTGTTGGTCGGAATCGCGATGGCAGCATCAACCCCAAGACCCAGCATCATTGCGGCCTTTTTAATTGACGTGTGCGCCACAGCTGAGGTAAAAAAAACCGGCGGTTTCTCTAACCCTGCTAGCCCCGTTTTCACAATGCCAAGCTTGACATTGCGCGCCACTGCCAGTGCCTGCAGATTCGCCAAACTGCCTCCACTCACCAACACGCCCCCGGCGGTATCACCGAGGCCAAACAGTCGCGCAATGGCTCGCAGCAGCAGGGGCTCTAGCCGTGAGAACAAAGGCGACATCTCGACACTCAACATGTTGTTGTTGAGGGCAGCCGCCACCCAATCTCCCACGATAGAAAACGTCGTTGGCAGTGGATCCATATGCCCCATATAGCCAGGATGGGCAGGATTCATGGCCGTTGCCAGCACGGCATTCACCTGCTCTAGCAGGGCGCTCACCTCCGTTGGCCCATCCGGAATGGTGATCTCAGGCAAGGCTTGAGGGTAGGGTAGCGGTGGGCGGCTCGCAGCTTTGGTCAGGGCGTCCAAAATTTGGCCCGTAACCTGCTGCAGCAACGGTTCGATGGCCTGTCGGTTTCTGCCTGTAGGGTCGATAAAAGCGGTCGGGGGGAGTCCTGAGAAATCCAATGTGGGTGCTTGATACAACACTACTGATTGTGAACGATGATGCTTGCCTAGATGCTTACCTAAGCGTTGCTCGTAATCGCCTGCAGCGCATTTTCAAGGGTGTCTAGGCCACAACCGATATTGCTTTTAGCCCAGTCAAGTAGCCTGGAAACTCTCTCGCCTTGAGGGGTTGAAGCCTCGCCTAAATTACCGCGAGGAGCATCTAGGGCAAAGACCAATTTCTCAAAGTCGGAGGTGGCTAAATTACTGAGGGTGTCAAATAGCTTTATCCGCTGCATGGGGTCATCTTGCAGGGTTTGAATGGGCCAGGAGTCCTTGCAGTTTTCAGGATGAAAGCTGCTGCTCTCCGCCAAGGGAGGGTAATCATTCTTGTCGGCCTCCGGGTCATAAACAGGGTCGCTGAAACCCAGGATCAATTGGCGAACATCCACCATCTCAAAGCATTTTTGGCATTGAATTTTTTCTTGACCTTTGTCGATAAAGCGATGCAGCACATTGAGCGGGAAGAACTGAGGGGCATCACCCGCCTGCCAGAGATCGCACTGACAAGGAATGAGTTTGTTGACGCGCATGCGATCGTAGGAGTCATTGATTTTGTCAACCTCATGGATAATGACCGTGACCAGGTCTTTCGGGCGCTTGCCGCAGACGCGGATATGGATCTCACCTTTGTGATACAGCTCAATGATCTCAGCCTGAGCAGAGCCGTTGTTGAGAACGACACCACTTTTCCAGACGAGTCGCTGACCAGCAATAAATTTATGCATCTCAACGATAAAGCGAGTGAGAATGCCTTTAGGCATGAATCCGTAACGGTAACGGAGCAGCAGGGTTGGCGGTTCATCCCAGTTATAGGCGGGTTTATTGCTGCTCAGAAGTTGAGGGGCAATGTACTGGTCATCGGTGCCAGGAATTTGATAACAGAGCTTGAACCGCATCATGAGCTGTAGCAGTTCATCGCGCATGTCCGCATATTCGTCATCGCTCCAAACGATGTCGAGGTGGGTACGGGTGAAGCGGCCAAGGTTGTCGTAGATTTCCTTTGTATCAAGGGCTTTATAGACAGCGGCAGTGCCCCATTCAGGTTTAAGAATGACCGTATGCTTGAGAATGGGGTCTTTTTGAAAATGCAGGCAAACCCCTAAGTCGTGGAGATATTCACTCAGCTGAAGCTGATCGGCTTGATGCGTAAACCCGTTTGCTTCACAAATTCGATAATATTCCACTAAAGAAATATAGTTTCGCTGATCGGTTTCTAAGGCCCGTCGAATATCCACCCATTTCTTGGGCAAACGGGTTCCAACATGGGGTAAATCAGTGATGTACTGCTGAATCTTCCGCCTGATTTCATCCAGACCCCGATTCGTTTTCAGATTCGTGGCCAGAGTCTCCCGGAAGTTGTTAAATTCGCCCCGCAGTTGCCCTTCGTTGACGTCGCAATGCCGATCTTGTTTTTCATTTTTAACAATGAAGACAGGGCTACTGTCACTGAGCAGTTCAACAATGCTGAGCCAGTAGTAGAAATCGGTGTTGTCTTGCCGAGTATCGACCACAAGGGCGTAGAGAGAGCGTTTGGTCAAGAAAAATTGATGGGTGGCATGGTAAATTTCTTGTCCGCCAAAATCCCAAATATTGGTGCGGAAAACGGTTCCATCCGGCAACTCAAAGTCCCAGCGAATAACATCAATCCCTTCAGTAGAGACTTCGTGGGAGTCTAGTTCATAGCTGGGGTCAACAATCTTTTTAGCCAGGGATGTCTTGCCAGCCCCCCCCTCACCCACAATGATGAGCTTGGCCTCGTAAACATAGTCTTTACCTTGTTCTAGCTGCTGCCGCAGGTAATTGAGGACACTTTGTGTTCCTTCCCAAACAATCTCTGGGGGGGGATCTTCGAATTGGTTTCCGTAGAGTTCCAGCTTTTCGAGCTTCTGGAGCCTGCCGATTTCAGGCGGCAATGCATTCAATTGGTTGCCCACCAGGTCAAGTTGTTGCAGGTGGGTGAGCTGTCCAATTTCAGGGGGCAATACACTCAGCTGATTGCTGACCAGGTCGAGCTGTTGCAGGTGGGTGAGTTGCCCGATTTCGGGCGGTAGGGCTCTCAGTTGATTATCAATGAGATCAAGCTGTTGAAGATGGGTGAGATGCCCAATTTCGGGCGGCAACACACTCAGCTGGTTACTCACCAGGTCAAGCTGCTGCAGATGAATCAGCTGTCTGATTTCGGGCGGCAGCGCTCTTAATTGGTTGTAGCTGAGGTCGAGCTGCTGCAGATGAATCAGCTGTCTGATTTCAGGGAGCAGTGCCTGCAGTTGATTATTGAAAAGGTCAAGCTGCTGCAGATTAGTGAGCTGTCTGATTTCGGGCGGCAATATGCTGAGCTGATTTGAGCCTAGGTCAAGCTTCTGCAGATTGATAAGCTGCCCAATTTCGGGGGGCAGTGATCTTAATTGGTTGTAGCTGAGGTCAAGCTGCTGCAGTTTGGTAAGCCGTCCGATTTCAGGGGGCAGCATCCTCATCTGGTTGGAACGCAGATCAAGTTGTCGAAGATGAATGAGTTGCCCAATTTCAGGGGGCAGCGTACTGAGTTGATTCGAGCCGAGGTTCAGCTGCCGCAGATTTGTTAGCTGTCCGATTTCGGGAGGTAGCTTCCTTAGTTGGTTGCGCCCTAAATCAAGGGCAGTCCAACCTTCTGCAGCAGCTTGATCAATCAGCCTCTGTAGGGGGTCTCGGGCCATCCGTCGGTATTGCTAAAAAGATCTCCCTCAGTCTTAGCAGCCAATGCCCAATTTGGCCCACCTTTTATCTCTAAGTTTAAATTCAAAGTTTGAATTTTCTCTTGGCAAGTGTTGAACACGGGCAATCGGGGTGATGACTTCTGGGCATCAACAAATCTTGAGGGTTAATTTTAGACAACATCTTACTAGACGTCTATACCTCTGCCCTTACTGAGCTGCCTTATAGGCTGCCCACCCTCCTTGTTGGGAAATGTCTGGCCAGTTATGCTCATCAATTAAAGCCTTGGGGTACAGCATCGCGATCGCAACCTCTCCAGTTTCTAGGGTCACTTCTGCTGGGTACATGTGGGGGGGTTCTGTCGACACGAGATGATCGTACTGCTCAGGGGTCAGGGCGTAGAGTTCCCCTGGAATTGAGATGCCGCCGGTTGTCACAGCATAAATGCCGGGGTGCCAGCCACCTTTCACAGCATGCAGGCGGTAGTGGGGGGCAGTCTGTGCTTCTCGGATAAACTTGGCATCTTGTAGATTGCCATGATCCGGTTGCCCTCGCAGCGCCGAACCACAGATGAAAACCCACTTTTCGGTTTCAGCCGTCCCTGTCATGTCAATTCTCCCCATTGAATCAGCCCTTATCGTACCGGGCGCTGCTGCTTTTTTACTGCTCAACCGCGTTTGTTTGTAATGCTTCTAGGGTGGCAACCACCCGCTGCTTGCTGGCCTCTAAATGGGCTTCAATCGTTGCCATCGCGGTGGGCAGCGATCGCGACTCAATGGCCCGATAGATTTTGCGATGCTCTGTGCAAATTTCAAGCACCTTAGGGTTACTGCGAGTTGTTTGTACCCGTAGCAGCATCATCTTGTCAAACACCTGATCGAGCAAATCTGTCAGCCAAGGATTGCCTGCACTTTCAGCAATATGGCGGTGAAACTGATAGTCCAGATTTAACATTTCAAAGGTGTTCAGCGTTGAAGTTTGGCGCTGAACAGCCCGTTCTGCCTGCGTAATCGTGAGTTCTAACTGTTGCAGCATCTCGTCACTGGCGTGGGTACAGGCTGCTTGAATGGCTGCTTTTTCTAGAGCAATGCGGCAGTTGTAGAGATGGACGGCATCCTGGGTTGATACGGTGATGACCCGAATACCGCCGCCAGGGTCAGCTGCGACCAACCCTTCCCGCTGTAGCTGTCGGATGGCTTCCCGCACAGGGGTGCGGCTAACCCCGAGCTGCTTAGCCAGATGGGTTTCTACCAGGCGATCGCCTGCCGCCAACTCTCCTGACAAAATGTGGATGCGTAGGGCCTGATAAGTCTGTTCATGCAAGGCTTCTCGCCGGGGCAGCGGGTTCGGTTTCATCACCACTCCAAGCAGTCCTCTCCGTGAGCGTTAGGAAAACATCAGTTGTAGACAAGGTTACTGTGCGCTTAGTGTATACAGTATACGTTGACAGTATCTGAGCTAAACCGTTGCCCATTGCTGGGTGCTCCATTACCGCAGGAAGGACTATGACGAATCGCCTCATTTCGACCCTCGCCATTGACTCAGATCGGTTGATGCGCTCAATCAAACGGCTGGCCCAGGTGGGGCAGTTGCCGAATGGGGGTGTCCAGCGGCTGGCCTTTAGCCCCGAAGATTGCCGGGCCCGGCAGCTGGTGCAAGCCTGGATGCGGGAAGCAGGCATGACCGTTGCCATTGATGCGGCTGGCAATATCATTGGGCGCTACGCTGGCCATTTTGAAGATGCTCCCCCTTTGGTTACGGGGTCTCATATTGACACAGTCCCCAACGCTGGACACTACGACGGCACCTATGGGGTGCTGGCAGGCATCGAGGTTGTTCGAAGCTTGGCCCAACAAGGCATCCGGCTAGACCATCCTTTAGAGGTGATTGTATTTGCCGATGAGGAACGCACGATGCTCGGCTGCAAAGCCTTAGCAGGGCAACTGTCCTCTGATCCGGAGCTGTACCGGGGGCGCGAAGGGGATCCTGTGGATGCCTGCTTGGAGCGCATTGGTGGCAATTGGGCTGCGATCGCCCAGGTACAGCGGGCACCGGGTAGCGTCGCTGCTTTTGTGGAGCTGCATGTGGAGCAAGGCCCGGTGCTAGAGTCTGTAGACAAGCAAATTGGTGTGGTGACGGGCATTGTCGGTCAGCGGCGCTATTGGATTACCCTTGAAGGCCAGTCTAGCCACGCAGGGACGACCCCCATGCCCATGCGCAAAGATGCCCTGGTGGCTGCCTCTCAGGTAGTGCTGGCAGTTCATCGCCTTGGCAATCAGCCCGGTGACCAGGTGGCGACTGTTGGTCGGATGGAGTTACATCCCAACGTCCCCAACAGTATCCCTGGTCATATTGAAATGAGTTTGGATATTCGTGATCTGAGTGGCCATCGCCTGGATGCCCTGATCGCAGAAATCCAGGCTGAAATTCACCTCATTGCGGCCCAAACTCGAACTCACATTTCCTTGGCGCAGCGCTTAGACAACGAACCTGCCCCAGCGAACTCCCACATTCAATCGGCGATCGCCCAGGCCTGCGACGACTTGCAGCTCAGTCACTGCTCCCTGCCTAGCCGCGCCAGCCATGACGCCCAAGAAATGTCTCGGGTAACAGATATGGGCATGATTTTTGTGCCCAGTGAAGGGGGCATCAGCCACGCCGAGCAAGAATATACCTCTCCAGAAGCCTGTGCCCAGGGGGCAAATGTGTTGCTCCATACGCTGATGCGTTTGGATCGCCATTATCGCTGTTCTGGAGATAGTCGATAGCGGAACATGGGGAGATATCACAGAAGGACGAATGACAGGCTCAATAAGCGGACTATTGAGTGATAGCTTTGTTCGGTTGAATCCAGTGCATCTTAGCCAAGACAGGGTTTAGGGTGTACTTGCGCCGAATGCAAGCCGCTATATCTGGACTGCCTTAACACAACTGCTTGAGCACAAAATCATAGATATGGTGAGCTAAATGCCGCTTAGTGCAGCGTGGCACAGGGATTGACTGACCTGATTGGGCGATCAAAACTGCCTGATTAAACTCACTGCCAAAGCCACTGTCCGCCTGATCAACGGGGTTAGCAACGATCGCATCTAGCCCTTTAGCCTGCAATTTTTTCAACGCTGGCGTCACAATCTCTCCTGTCTGGGCCGCAAAACCGATGAGCAGTTGGGTTGGAGACTTTAACTGGGCCAAGTGCGCCGCAATATCAGGTACTGGCACTAGCGGTAGAGAGTCGGGTAAGGCTGCTTTAGGCAGTTTGTCAGGGGTGCGATCTCGGGGTTTGACATCTGCTACAGCCGCTGCCATCACTATCCAGTCTGCCTGGGATAATTGAGCTGTCATGGCTGTCTGCATGTCTGCAGCTGTGGTGACAGGGATGCGCTGAATGCCCGTGGTCGCAGCCAAATGCTCCGATGCCATGGGGCCGTGGACTAATGTCACCGTTGCCCCT contains:
- a CDS encoding aminotransferase class V-fold PLP-dependent enzyme; its protein translation is MDFSGLPPTAFIDPTGRNRQAIEPLLQQVTGQILDALTKAASRPPLPYPQALPEITIPDGPTEVSALLEQVNAVLATAMNPAHPGYMGHMDPLPTTFSIVGDWVAAALNNNMLSVEMSPLFSRLEPLLLRAIARLFGLGDTAGGVLVSGGSLANLQALAVARNVKLGIVKTGLAGLEKPPVFFTSAVAHTSIKKAAMMLGLGVDAAIAIPTNSNSQMDVDSLQAAIAQAHQKGQQPFAVVATAGTTVTGNIDPLAEIAATAQAHDLWFHVDAAYGGALVFSEQYRDRLQGIEQADSVTFNPQKWLYVTKTCASVLFRNVNALYHHFQLVAPYMNTEKDWVNLGEITVQGTRHADVLKLWLSLQHLGRQGYGTLIEASYALTEQFVAAVQQRSYLELASQPEMNLVCFRGCPDWVSPAEWDSWNAALQAHLWQKGEAFVSVPKYRGQNWLKVVLLNPFTTAAEIQRVFDEIDHFAQPAVH
- a CDS encoding leucine-rich repeat domain-containing protein, yielding MARDPLQRLIDQAAAEGWTALDLGRNQLRKLPPEIGQLTNLRQLNLGSNQLSTLPPEIGQLIHLRQLDLRSNQMRMLPPEIGRLTKLQQLDLSYNQLRSLPPEIGQLINLQKLDLGSNQLSILPPEIRQLTNLQQLDLFNNQLQALLPEIRQLIHLQQLDLSYNQLRALPPEIRQLIHLQQLDLVSNQLSVLPPEIGHLTHLQQLDLIDNQLRALPPEIGQLTHLQQLDLVSNQLSVLPPEIGQLTHLQQLDLVGNQLNALPPEIGRLQKLEKLELYGNQFEDPPPEIVWEGTQSVLNYLRQQLEQGKDYVYEAKLIIVGEGGAGKTSLAKKIVDPSYELDSHEVSTEGIDVIRWDFELPDGTVFRTNIWDFGGQEIYHATHQFFLTKRSLYALVVDTRQDNTDFYYWLSIVELLSDSSPVFIVKNEKQDRHCDVNEGQLRGEFNNFRETLATNLKTNRGLDEIRRKIQQYITDLPHVGTRLPKKWVDIRRALETDQRNYISLVEYYRICEANGFTHQADQLQLSEYLHDLGVCLHFQKDPILKHTVILKPEWGTAAVYKALDTKEIYDNLGRFTRTHLDIVWSDDEYADMRDELLQLMMRFKLCYQIPGTDDQYIAPQLLSSNKPAYNWDEPPTLLLRYRYGFMPKGILTRFIVEMHKFIAGQRLVWKSGVVLNNGSAQAEIIELYHKGEIHIRVCGKRPKDLVTVIIHEVDKINDSYDRMRVNKLIPCQCDLWQAGDAPQFFPLNVLHRFIDKGQEKIQCQKCFEMVDVRQLILGFSDPVYDPEADKNDYPPLAESSSFHPENCKDSWPIQTLQDDPMQRIKLFDTLSNLATSDFEKLVFALDAPRGNLGEASTPQGERVSRLLDWAKSNIGCGLDTLENALQAITSNA
- a CDS encoding gamma-glutamylcyclotransferase → MTGTAETEKWVFICGSALRGQPDHGNLQDAKFIREAQTAPHYRLHAVKGGWHPGIYAVTTGGISIPGELYALTPEQYDHLVSTEPPHMYPAEVTLETGEVAIAMLYPKALIDEHNWPDISQQGGWAAYKAAQ
- a CDS encoding GntR family transcriptional regulator, which produces MKPNPLPRREALHEQTYQALRIHILSGELAAGDRLVETHLAKQLGVSRTPVREAIRQLQREGLVAADPGGGIRVITVSTQDAVHLYNCRIALEKAAIQAACTHASDEMLQQLELTITQAERAVQRQTSTLNTFEMLNLDYQFHRHIAESAGNPWLTDLLDQVFDKMMLLRVQTTRSNPKVLEICTEHRKIYRAIESRSLPTAMATIEAHLEASKQRVVATLEALQTNAVEQ
- a CDS encoding Zn-dependent hydrolase, whose amino-acid sequence is MTNRLISTLAIDSDRLMRSIKRLAQVGQLPNGGVQRLAFSPEDCRARQLVQAWMREAGMTVAIDAAGNIIGRYAGHFEDAPPLVTGSHIDTVPNAGHYDGTYGVLAGIEVVRSLAQQGIRLDHPLEVIVFADEERTMLGCKALAGQLSSDPELYRGREGDPVDACLERIGGNWAAIAQVQRAPGSVAAFVELHVEQGPVLESVDKQIGVVTGIVGQRRYWITLEGQSSHAGTTPMPMRKDALVAASQVVLAVHRLGNQPGDQVATVGRMELHPNVPNSIPGHIEMSLDIRDLSGHRLDALIAEIQAEIHLIAAQTRTHISLAQRLDNEPAPANSHIQSAIAQACDDLQLSHCSLPSRASHDAQEMSRVTDMGMIFVPSEGGISHAEQEYTSPEACAQGANVLLHTLMRLDRHYRCSGDSR